A region from the Drosophila mauritiana strain mau12 chromosome 2L, ASM438214v1, whole genome shotgun sequence genome encodes:
- the LOC117142191 gene encoding uncharacterized protein LOC117142191, which translates to MDTFLGVIYNDYPMESEDDFNRRRRDLENIFSNRSPRKNQERKLESKRPILNASNYNQIFGASSGTDGMDFEDFPDLNQPLPNISICEQQRLTSVNRGIIAAIQRTHQKRLEDLWHSELIEKLAQE; encoded by the exons ATGGATACATTTTTAGGTGTCATTTACAATGACTATCCCATGGAGAGCGAGGACGATTTCAATAGGCGCAGGAGGGATCTGGAGAATATATTTTCCAACCGCAGCCCAAGGAAAAATCAG GAACGAAAATTAGAATCCAAGCGTCCCATATTAAACGCATCGAACTACAATCAGATATTCGGAGCATCTTCGGGAACAGATGGCATGGACTTCGAGGACTTTCCCGACCTCAACCAACCGCTGCCAAACATTTCCATTTGCGAGCAACAGCGCCTGACTTCCGTGAACCGCGGGATAATCGCGGCCATTCAGCGAACTCACCAAAAGCGACTCGAAGACCTTTGGCACTCGgaactaattgaaaaactaGCGCAAGAGTAA
- the LOC117147924 gene encoding putative gustatory receptor 22f produces MFQPRRGFSCHLAWFMLQTSLYASWLLGLFPFTFDSRRKQLKRSRWLLLYGFILNSLAMCLALSSHLASKQRRKYNAFDRNPLLEKIYLQFEVTAFFTISVLLLMNVWKSNTVREIANELLTLEDQVKDLLTPKNCPNFNCFVIKKHVAVIGQLMISIYFCLRQENSYPKILKILCYLPSVGSQLIIMHFHTEIILVYRYVWLVNETLQESSHLSSSRIRALASLYDRLLKLSELVVASNDLQLILMLTIYLIGNTVQIYFLIVLGVSMNMRYIYLVASPQLILNIWDFWLNIVVCDLAGKCGDQTSKVLKLFTDLEHDDQELERSLNEFAWLCTHRKFRFQLCGLFSINYNMGFQMIITSFLYLVYLVQFDFMNL; encoded by the exons ATGTTCCAACCTCGTCGTGGTTTCAGTTGCCATTTGGCATGGTTCATGCTGCAGACGTCCCTCTACGCATCCTGGCTACTGGGACTGTTCCCCTTTACTTTCGATTCCCGGAGAAAGCAGTTGAAACGCTCCCGATGGCTTCTACTCTACGGTTTCATTCTAAATTCTCTGGCCATGTGCCTAGCCTTGAGTAGCCACCTGGCGTCTAAGCAGCGAAGGAAATACAATGCATTCGATCGCAATCCGCTGTTGGAGAAAATATATCTGCAGTTCGAGGTTACTGCATTCTTCACCATAAGCGTACTACTGCTCATGAATGTTTGGAAAAGCAACACGGTTCGGGAAATTGCCAATGAACTACTCACCCTAGAGGACCAGGTAAAAGACCTTCTCACTCCGAAGAATTGTCCCAACTTTAACTGTTTCGTGATTAAAAAACATGTGGCTGTAATAGGTCAGCTCATGATTTCAATTTACTTCTGTCTACGCCAAGAAAATTCGTACCCGAAGATCCTTAAGATCCTTTGCTACCTGCCATCGGTGGGCTCGCAATTGATTATAATGCACTTTCATACCGAAATCATTTTGGTCTATCGCTATGTGTGGCTGGTCAATGAAACCCTCCAGGAGTCAAGCCATCTGAGCTCCTCAAGAATTCGCGCACTCGCATCCTTGTACGATCGCCTGCTGAAGCTGAGTGAATTGGTGGTAGCGAGCAACGATTTGCAGCTGATCCTTATGctaactatatatttaatcGGAAACACTGTGCAAATCTATTTCCTCATAGTGCTCGGAGTGAGCATGAACATGCGGTATATTTACTTAGTGGCTTCCCCCCAATTGATCCTTAATATTTGGGATTTCTGGCTGAATATCGTGGTGTGCGATCTCGCCGGAAAGTGTGGAGATCAGACATCAAAGGTCCTGAAACTGTTCACTGATCTGGAGCACGACGATCAGGAGTTGGAGAGAAGT TTGAATGAATTTGCATGGCTGTGCACCCACCGCAAGTTTCGGTTTCAGCTGTGTGGTCTCTTTTccattaactacaacatgggCTTTCAAATGATCATCACCAGTTTTCTTTACCTGGTTTACCTGGTTCAGTTCGACTTCATGAACTTGTAA
- the LOC117138950 gene encoding glucose-fructose oxidoreductase domain-containing protein 1, with translation MLPGVGVFGTGEIANVLVPLLREKGFEVRAIWGRTLKEAKETATTQNVQFHTNVIDDVLLRKDVDLVFIVCQPFLHAEISVKALGIGKHVVCDKPAGLHQQDALKMVRASQYYPTLISLVNHPLRFLPAFTHMRRCLQEELIGSIGDVVLMDVRVQMGTLFPEKYNWMCDAQMGGGALNLVGSVVDLVTFLLQQQAIRVHGVLRSYTKTTPAINGIRQITAPDFCNFQMELASGTLVTVALHSHTVPAKAFSQEVLIYGSKGHLVVRGGDLFVLKEGQPKEEAVYVDVQDLHFATNNSLLPRPYIKGLCKMVGALKEAFGSKESSWVKAPVSTAATFEDGLYVQAVVEAIRKSNETRQWQRVQLSTDSPLNHDQIIRYARMSTM, from the coding sequence ATGCTGCCGGGCGTTGGAGTGTTCGGAACGGGAGAGATAGCCAATGTGTTGGTGCCACTGCTGCGGGAGAAAGGATTCGAGGTGCGGGCCATTTGGGGCAGGACCCTGAAAGAGGCGAAAGAGACTGCCACCACGCAGAATGTCCAATTCCATACGAACGTAATCGACGATGTCCTGCTCCGGAAGGATGTGGACCTGGTGTTCATCGTCTGCCAGCCCTTTCTGCACGCGGAGATCTCGGTGAAGGCCTTGGGCATCGGGAAGCATGTGGTGTGCGACAAGCCAGCAGGATTGCACCAGCAGGACGCACTCAAAATGGTTCGGGCTTCTCAGTACTATCCGACTTTGATTTCCCTGGTCAACCATCCGCTGAGGTTCCTGCCCGCCTTCACCCACATGCGACGCTGTCTGCAGGAGGAGCTGATTGGCTCCATTGGCGACGTGGTACTCATGGATGTGCGCGTTCAGATGGGAACGCTCTTCCCCGAGAAGTACAACTGGATGTGCGATGCCCAAATGGGCGGCGGTGCCCTGAATCTCGTGGGATCCGTGGTGGACTTGGTCACCTTTCTGCTGCAACAGCAGGCAATAAGAGTGCATGGAGTCCTCCGATCCTACACCAAAACCACCCCGGCCATTAATGGCATTCGACAAATTACGGCTCCGGACTTCTGCAACTTCCAAATGGAACTGGCCAGTGGAACTCTGGTCACAGTTGCCCTACACAGTCACACTGTGCCTGCAAAAGCCTTCTCGCAGGAAGTGCTCATCTATGGCAGCAAAGGACACCTGGTGGTCCGCGGCGGCGACCTATTTGTCCTCAAGGAGGGCCAACCCAAGGAGGAAGCTGTCTACGTGGATGTCCAGGATCTGCACTTCGCCACCAACAACTCCTTGCTACCACGACCCTATATCAAAGGACTCTGCAAGATGGTTGGCGCTCTGAAGGAAGCCTTCGGCAGCAAGGAGTCCTCCTGGGTTAAGGCTCCAGTTTCCACAGCGGCCACCTTCGAGGACGGCCTCTACGTTCAGGCTGTGGTGGAGGCCATCCGGAAATCCAACGAGACCAGGCAGTGGCAAAGGGTTCAGCTGTCCACCGACAGCCCCCTGAATCACGACCAGATAATTCGATATGCACGCATGTCCACAATGTGA
- the LOC117148941 gene encoding uncharacterized protein LOC117148941, producing MISIAQWLTSFTAGALASAQATRFLKTVNEEESPAKISSQLETAAIDGLATEQPKILGSEQISNVMQHILSSERSASGVYLDAMHNRCANKQEYALGSESLNQMLEDIMTSAGSVSSRSLSMEPAVEA from the coding sequence ATGATTTCGATTGCTCAGTGGCTGACCTCTTTTACGGCCGGAGCCTTGGCCTCCGCACAGGCGACTCGTTTTCTAAAAACTGTCAACGAGGAGGAGTCGCCCGCCAAAATTTCTAGCCAGCTAGAAACTGCTGCCATCGATGGACTGGCCACCGAGCAACCGAAGATCCTGGGCTCCGAACAGATCAGCAATGTCATGCAGCACATTCTGAGCAGCGAGCGCAGCGCGAGTGGCGTCTACTTGGACGCCATGCACAACCGGTGTGCCAACAAGCAGGAGTACGCCCTGGGCTCCGAGTCGCTCAACCAAATGCTGGAGGACATCATGACCTCCGCCGGGAGTGTGAGCAGCAGGTCCTTGTCCATGGAGCCCGCTGTCGAAGCCTAG
- the LOC117138916 gene encoding ATP-binding cassette sub-family G member 1 — protein sequence MTLLPDIKASDAACCVGGANSDASSSSGVCSLKGHHGDPDGGCLGINCCTTAASSELSIDETSSTSSRGSSELTSKVTNDLNGFQRPNYHQAVAHANFDHCDPVDIQFADVRYAVKKFSFPERKFVTKEILHGLNGSFRSGELTAIMGPSGAGKSTLLNVMSGFCSTGVSGDIRVNRKPMAPSSERFRRMLCYIHQDDLLRPQLLVGEIMLLAAHLKLGFKVTKAYKMDLIKHILSLLGLDHRYNVPTGKLSGGQKKRLAIALELISNPPVLYLDEPTTGLDSSSCSSCVALLKKLASQGHTIVCTIHQPSALIFEMFDKLYTVVDGHCMYQGPVRELVPFLADQQLVCPSYHNPADYLLEVAVGEHQRDLNELIHAANKKYYEDVDRCSYMSSADMARLVETIKENMGGKTVVKTSEALAAFAAAQYSCFDYASPQELALEEIKALSGAPESANPDLLEKNLKPQPQPLARPPNAIRSASFLMQYVLLMQRILICAKRNYFLLLARIFSHIFIGVVFGYLYMNVGNNAQSVLGNYVYLYGSTLLLVYTGKMAVVLTFPLEIDMLTREHFNRWYKLGPYFLSLISFEIPFQSLCTAMYIIISVHLTGNDATDSFRINYFMLLGIMASLSAQAWGFFVGATLPTKLAVFLGPILAVMFSVFGFCTRYIDITPLFRWMWHLSYFRAGFHGALNAIYGMDRPFLECPETAMYCHFRSPKVFLKYMMISDVHMSDCLILMGIVIGVMHVLTLITLWHKLNKR from the exons ATGACCCTCTTGCCAGACATCAAGGCATCGGATGCCGCCTGCTGCGTGGGAGGTGCGAACAGCGATGCCAGCAGCAGTTCCGGCGTCTGCAGCCTCAAGGGTCACCATGGTGACCCCGACGGCGGTTGCCTGGGCATCAACTGTTGCACCACGGCGGCCAGCTCGGAGCTATCCATCGACGAGACGTCATCGACCTCGTCCAGGGGCTCCTCCGAGCTGACCAGCAAGGTGACCAACGACCTGAACGGATTCCAGAGGCCAAACTACCACCAGGCGGTGGCGCATGCCAACTTCGACCACTGCGATCCCGTGGACATCCAGTTCGCCGACGTGCGCTACGCAGTGAAGAAGTTCTCCTTCCCGGAGCGGAAGTTCG TCACCAAGGAGATCCTCCATGGCCTGAACGGCAGCTTCCGGTCTGGCGAGCTCACCGCCATCATGGGTCCTTCGGGCGCCGGCAAGAGCACGCTGCTGAATGTGATGTCCGGATTTTG CTCCACTGGCGTGTCGGGCGATATCCGGGTGAATAGAAAGCCCATGGCTCCCAGCTCCGAGAGGTTCCGCCGAATGCTGTGCTACATCCACCAGGACGATCTGCTGCGTCCACAGCTGTTGGTCGGCGAGATAATGCTGCTGGCGGCCCATCTGAAGCTGGGCTTCAAGGTCACCAAGGCGTACAAAATGGATCTG ATCAAACACATCTTATCGCTGCTGGGTCTGGACCATCGCTACAATGTGCCCACTGGGAAGCTCTCGGGTGGCCAGAAGAAGCGGCTCGCAATCGCCCTGGAGCTGATAAGTAATCCTCCCGTGCTATATCTGGATGAGCCGACGAC TGGCCTGGACAGCTCCTCGTGCAGCTCCTGCGTGGCTCTGCTGAAGAAACTGGCCTCCCAGGGCCACACGATTGTCTGCACCATCCACCAGCCGAGTGCCCTGATCTTCGAGATGTTCGACAAGCTCTACACCGTCGTCGATGGCCACTGCATGTACCAAGGACCTGTGCGGGAACTGGTGCCCTTCCTGGCCGACCAGCAGCTCGTCTGCCCGAGCTACCACAACCCAGCTGACTATC TACTGGAAGTGGCCGTGGGCGAGCATCAACGTGACCTGAATGAGCTAATCCATGCGGCCAATAAAAAGTATTACGAGGATGTGGATCGCTGTAGTTATATGAGCAGTGCCGATATGGCACGCCTCGTGGAAACCATTAAAG AAAACATGGGCGGCAAGACAGTGGTAAAAACCAGTGAAGCGCTGGCAGCATTTGCGGCGGCGCAATACTCCTGCTTCGACTACGCCTCGCCGCAGGAGCTGGCTCTGGAGGAGATCAAGGCACTGAGCGGCGCCCCCGAGAGCGCGAATCCAGATCTCCTCGAGAAAAATCTGAAGCCACAGCCACAGCCCCTTGCCAGGCCGCCGAATGCCATCCGATCGGCCTCGTTCCTCATGCAGTATGTGCTCCTGATGCAGCGCATCTTGATCTGCGCCAAGCGAAACTAC TTTCTGCTGCTGGCCCGCATCTTCTCGCACATTTTCATCGGAGTCGTCTTCGGGTATCTGTACATGAACGTGGGCAACAATGCCCAGAGTGTGCTGGGAAACTACGTGTATCTGTACGGCTCCACGCTGCTCTTGGTCTACACCGGCAAAATGGCTGTGGTCTTGACAT TTCCGCTGGAAATTGACATGCTGACACGGGAGCACTTCAACCGCTGGTACAAACTGGGTCCCTACTTCCTCTCGCTGATCTCCTTCGAAATACCCTTCCAG AGCCTCTGCACCGCCATGTACATCATCATCAGCGTGCATCTGACTGGAAACGATGCCACGGACTCATTCCGGATCAACTACTTCATGCTGCTGGGCATAATGGCCTCGTTGAGTGCACAGGCCTGGGGCTTCTTCGTGGGAGCCACGTTGCCAACCAAG CTTGCCGTGTTTCTGGGACCCATTCTGGCGGTGATGTTCTCCGTTTTTGGATTCTGCACGCGCTACATCGACATCACGCCCCTCTTCCGATGGATGTGGCACCTGAGTTACTTCCGGGCCGGATTCCACGGGGCGTTGAACGCCATCTACGGGATGGATCGACCCTTTCTGGAGTGCCCCGAGACTGCGATGTACTGCCACTTCCGCAGCCCGAAGGTCTTCCTCAAGTACATGATGATATCGGATGTGCACATGTCCGACTGCCTGATCCTCATGGGCATCGTGATTGGAGTCATGCATGTGCTGACCCTCATCACGCTGTGGCACAAGCTCAACAAGCGATAG